From one Idiomarina sp. X4 genomic stretch:
- a CDS encoding 2Fe-2S iron-sulfur cluster-binding protein: MPTVYFVDADGNQFEADVEAGTNVMEAAVDNFIDGIVGECGGVMSCATCHCYIPKEWQNKIPEPSEQEEDMIDMVMEPQDNSRLSCQIEVTDELDGLVVHLPKSQF; the protein is encoded by the coding sequence ATGCCTACAGTTTACTTTGTTGATGCCGACGGAAACCAATTTGAAGCCGACGTAGAAGCCGGAACCAACGTCATGGAAGCCGCTGTCGATAATTTTATTGACGGTATTGTTGGCGAGTGTGGTGGGGTTATGTCATGCGCCACTTGCCACTGCTACATTCCCAAAGAATGGCAGAATAAAATTCCAGAGCCATCTGAGCAAGAAGAAGACATGATTGATATGGTTATGGAGCCTCAGGATAACAGCCGTCTAAGTTGCCAAATTGAAGTCACTGACGAACTCGACGGCTTAGTCGTTCATTTACCTAAATCACAGTTTTAA
- a CDS encoding NCS2 family permease — MLEKLFSIKASGSTIKSEVIGGLTTFLTMAYIIFVNPSILSETGMDYGAVFVATCLAAAIGCLVMGFWANYPVALAPGMGLNAFFTYTVVFSMGYTWQTALGAVFFSGCIFFLLSAFRVREWIIKSIPPTLRLAIAAGIGAFLALIGLQNANIIVANDATMVTLGELGEPSVLLAAAGFFLIIGLVARGVQGAALISILAVTFIAWLTGLVDYNGLVSTPPSLAPTFLQMDLAAAFDLGMLSVIFAFLFVDLFDTSGTLLAVAQKAGLAKADGHMPRLNKALMADSTATVAGSMLGTSTTTSYIESAAGVASGGKTGLAAVVVGILFLLAMFFAPLAGMIPAYATAGAIIYVAVLMLFTLKDVRWDDITEAAPVAVVLLMTPLTFSIADGIALGFISYVVVKLLGGKYSDLTPSVVLLGALFIAKFIWLG; from the coding sequence ATGTTGGAAAAACTGTTTTCGATAAAAGCCAGTGGCAGCACCATAAAGTCGGAAGTCATTGGTGGCTTAACGACTTTCCTGACCATGGCTTACATTATTTTTGTGAACCCCTCCATTTTAAGTGAAACCGGAATGGATTACGGTGCGGTGTTCGTTGCGACTTGTTTGGCAGCGGCTATTGGCTGTTTAGTCATGGGATTTTGGGCAAACTATCCTGTGGCGCTGGCGCCTGGCATGGGTTTGAATGCTTTTTTCACCTATACCGTTGTTTTCAGCATGGGATATACCTGGCAGACGGCGTTAGGCGCGGTGTTCTTTTCGGGCTGTATTTTCTTTTTATTGTCGGCATTCCGTGTCAGGGAATGGATTATTAAGTCTATTCCACCAACGCTTCGCTTAGCGATAGCGGCCGGTATTGGGGCATTTTTGGCGCTAATTGGTTTGCAAAATGCCAATATCATCGTTGCTAATGATGCAACTATGGTGACTCTGGGTGAATTAGGTGAGCCTTCGGTGTTACTCGCGGCAGCCGGCTTCTTTTTAATTATTGGACTGGTTGCACGAGGGGTTCAGGGCGCAGCTCTTATTAGTATTCTGGCGGTAACTTTCATTGCCTGGCTGACAGGGTTAGTTGACTATAACGGTCTTGTATCTACACCACCGAGCTTAGCGCCAACCTTCCTTCAAATGGATTTAGCCGCTGCCTTCGATCTCGGTATGCTGTCGGTTATTTTTGCCTTTCTGTTCGTTGATTTATTCGATACATCGGGCACTTTACTTGCCGTTGCACAAAAGGCCGGTTTAGCGAAAGCTGACGGCCATATGCCTCGTTTGAACAAAGCGCTGATGGCGGACAGCACCGCGACCGTAGCGGGGTCAATGCTCGGCACCTCGACCACCACCAGTTACATTGAGTCTGCGGCCGGGGTTGCCTCTGGCGGCAAAACAGGCTTAGCGGCAGTTGTGGTCGGAATCCTGTTCTTATTGGCGATGTTCTTTGCGCCATTGGCCGGAATGATTCCAGCTTACGCAACAGCGGGTGCCATTATTTACGTTGCCGTACTCATGCTTTTCACATTAAAAGATGTAAGGTGGGACGATATTACTGAAGCAGCGCCCGTCGCTGTGGTTTTATTAATGACACCGTTGACGTTTTCAATAGCGGACGGTATCGCTTTGGGCTTCATAAGTTATGTGGTCGTGAAGCTTCTAGGTGGCAAATACAGTGACTTAACGCCAAGTGTGGTGCTGTTAGGTGCTTTATTTATCGCAAAATTCATTTGGTTAGGGTAG
- a CDS encoding helix-turn-helix domain-containing protein encodes MKTLKAISTKLVEERKKRNLSQKDMRLLIGMSQQQYQRVEAGQDIRLSTLLRILAGLELELEFKDTNLVEVREPETVYNEYDSWDKYQKHLED; translated from the coding sequence ATGAAAACGTTAAAAGCCATTTCAACAAAGCTCGTTGAAGAAAGAAAAAAAAGGAATCTCTCTCAAAAAGACATGCGCCTGCTTATTGGTATGTCCCAGCAGCAGTATCAACGGGTGGAGGCAGGGCAAGATATTCGACTGTCGACCCTGTTGCGCATACTGGCCGGGTTAGAGTTAGAGCTGGAGTTTAAAGATACTAATTTAGTAGAGGTTAGAGAGCCGGAAACCGTTTATAACGAGTATGACTCTTGGGACAAATATCAAAAGCATTTAGAGGACTAA
- a CDS encoding DUF192 domain-containing protein, whose translation MKEQPVILWTDVRKMSKFHQRLIGMLGEDQPTSDMAYWFPYCKSIHTWGMKEPIDVIALDKQQCIMEVRRFICPNEVHWFKGAHSLIETVASSYWPLESWLGKPVIFNKKQGAPRENYHFDCSINLSC comes from the coding sequence ATGAAAGAGCAACCAGTCATTTTATGGACTGATGTTCGAAAAATGTCGAAGTTTCACCAGAGACTAATAGGGATGTTAGGAGAGGACCAGCCAACGTCGGATATGGCTTACTGGTTCCCTTATTGCAAATCGATTCATACTTGGGGGATGAAGGAACCGATAGACGTTATCGCATTAGATAAACAGCAATGCATAATGGAAGTACGGCGCTTTATCTGTCCCAATGAAGTTCATTGGTTTAAAGGAGCACACAGTCTAATAGAAACGGTCGCCAGTAGTTACTGGCCGTTAGAATCCTGGCTAGGAAAGCCTGTCATATTCAATAAAAAGCAAGGAGCGCCTCGTGAAAATTATCACTTCGATTGCAGTATTAACCTTAGTTGTTAG
- the sixA gene encoding phosphohistidine phosphatase SixA yields the protein MKLYIMRHGEAHYPKGSYSDRERRLTPEGEREVLTTTRWLTELHREVDCVFVSPYLRAQQTATVLFSELKTKHREDCDAITPDGHAAAVVSWLAAEIETHGYESVVLVSHMPLVSYLVHELDASVQPPIFPTAGIAVIEFSPETLTGKFQQLMIADKCAG from the coding sequence ATGAAGCTGTACATAATGCGTCATGGAGAGGCTCACTACCCGAAAGGAAGCTATTCAGACAGAGAACGCCGCCTGACACCCGAGGGCGAGCGTGAAGTACTCACTACCACACGGTGGCTGACAGAGCTTCATCGTGAGGTGGATTGTGTTTTTGTGAGTCCGTATTTACGAGCGCAACAAACCGCAACGGTATTGTTTTCAGAGCTAAAAACCAAGCATCGTGAAGACTGTGACGCAATTACACCTGACGGCCATGCCGCAGCGGTGGTCAGTTGGTTAGCGGCAGAAATTGAAACGCATGGCTATGAAAGCGTGGTGCTGGTGTCTCATATGCCGTTAGTAAGTTATTTAGTGCACGAGTTGGACGCTAGTGTACAACCACCTATTTTCCCTACCGCCGGTATTGCGGTTATTGAATTTTCTCCGGAAACCTTAACGGGTAAGTTTCAGCAGTTAATGATTGCCGACAAATGCGCGGGTTAG
- a CDS encoding type II toxin-antitoxin system RatA family toxin — protein sequence MPSIEKSALVSYSAEQMFNLVNDIDSYPEFVPGCADSRVVEQNDDYKVASLQISKAGIQKTFTTRNRLVKPERIDMELVDGPFKKLTGGWVFKPLSEDACKVELKLDFEFSNRLLGMAFGKIFSEVTSRMVDAFVKRADQVYGN from the coding sequence ATGCCCAGTATCGAAAAAAGTGCGTTAGTTTCATACAGTGCAGAGCAAATGTTCAACTTGGTTAACGATATTGACTCGTACCCGGAGTTTGTTCCGGGGTGCGCGGACTCGCGCGTGGTTGAGCAAAATGACGACTATAAAGTGGCGTCGCTGCAAATAAGCAAAGCCGGCATTCAGAAAACCTTCACAACGCGCAATAGATTGGTAAAGCCAGAGCGCATTGACATGGAGCTTGTTGACGGTCCTTTTAAAAAGCTGACCGGCGGCTGGGTGTTCAAACCGTTGTCAGAGGACGCCTGCAAAGTGGAGCTGAAATTAGACTTTGAGTTTTCTAACAGACTTTTAGGTATGGCGTTTGGCAAAATTTTTAGTGAAGTGACGTCGAGAATGGTCGATGCCTTTGTGAAGCGCGCAGACCAGGTATACGGAAACTAA
- a CDS encoding entericidin A/B family lipoprotein, whose translation MFLRALLVTVAVLGLSACETIEGAGKDLEKAGEAIQDEANEE comes from the coding sequence ATGTTTTTAAGAGCACTATTAGTTACTGTTGCTGTTTTAGGACTGAGCGCTTGTGAAACCATTGAAGGTGCAGGTAAGGACTTAGAAAAAGCCGGTGAAGCTATTCAGGACGAAGCAAACGAAGAGTAA
- the gpt gene encoding xanthine phosphoribosyltransferase yields the protein MGWHSNREFFVSWEELHRATRELARRQLPAEQYKGIIAVSRGGLVPAAIVARELNIRVVDCVAVSSYDHDEQRDDLQLLKDVTATGDGEGFLVVDDLVDTGNTLKFLRDRLPKAKFVTVYAKPAGMDLVDDFVADLEQDTWIHFPWDMHLHYVEPLAGQES from the coding sequence ATGGGATGGCATTCAAATCGCGAATTTTTCGTTTCCTGGGAAGAATTACACCGTGCTACACGTGAGCTGGCGCGTCGGCAGTTACCCGCTGAACAGTATAAAGGCATTATTGCGGTAAGCCGTGGCGGTTTAGTACCTGCCGCTATTGTAGCGCGTGAATTGAACATTCGTGTGGTTGACTGTGTCGCTGTCAGTTCTTATGACCATGACGAACAACGTGATGACTTGCAGCTGTTGAAAGACGTTACGGCAACTGGAGATGGTGAAGGTTTCTTAGTCGTCGATGATTTGGTTGATACGGGCAACACATTGAAATTTCTGCGTGACCGCCTGCCAAAAGCTAAGTTTGTGACTGTTTATGCAAAACCGGCGGGTATGGACTTAGTTGATGACTTTGTTGCTGATTTAGAGCAAGACACTTGGATTCACTTCCCGTGGGACATGCACTTGCACTATGTCGAGCCATTAGCGGGACAAGAGTCGTAA
- a CDS encoding ATP-NAD kinase family protein has translation MTAVNRLTVGLVVNPYAGIGGAIALKGSDGADVREKALNAGAERKAMQRAETALKLLQNYQEQLNFVTCGGEMGANVLKSLGFSYQTVFTPNAQETSPEDTKQAVKAIVDKGVDILLFAGGDGTARDVYSVVPENQLVLGIPAGVKIHSGVYAISPTAAGRVIEKILKGELSSIHESDVMDIDENAFREGIVKARRFGEMSVPAELEYVQAVKMGGKESDELVLDDIAAEVIERVDDELLVMGSGSTVAAIMNEMGIENTLLGVDLVQDETLLKNDVTEKELFEAVSNVSPSASGAVKLVITLIGGQGHLFGRGNQQLSPRVIRAIGKDNIWVVATKTKLQSLNNQPLRVDTGDSELDNELSGTIRVITGYHDEVLMPVAAVS, from the coding sequence ATGACAGCAGTAAACCGTTTAACGGTTGGCCTGGTGGTTAATCCGTACGCAGGTATAGGCGGCGCCATTGCTTTAAAAGGAAGTGATGGCGCCGATGTTCGTGAAAAGGCACTTAACGCGGGAGCAGAGCGTAAAGCGATGCAACGTGCTGAAACGGCCTTGAAACTTCTTCAAAATTACCAAGAACAGCTCAACTTTGTCACTTGCGGTGGCGAAATGGGTGCAAATGTATTGAAATCGCTTGGTTTTTCTTATCAAACCGTATTTACCCCAAATGCTCAGGAAACGTCTCCGGAAGACACCAAGCAAGCGGTAAAAGCGATTGTTGATAAAGGCGTCGATATTTTGTTGTTTGCCGGTGGTGATGGCACTGCTCGCGATGTTTACTCTGTGGTCCCTGAAAACCAGTTGGTGTTAGGCATTCCCGCCGGCGTGAAAATACACTCGGGTGTGTATGCAATCAGCCCAACCGCTGCGGGTAGAGTCATTGAAAAAATTCTCAAAGGGGAGCTTTCAAGTATTCACGAGTCCGACGTGATGGATATTGACGAGAACGCTTTTAGAGAAGGCATTGTGAAAGCGCGGCGTTTTGGCGAGATGTCAGTACCGGCTGAACTTGAATATGTTCAAGCAGTAAAAATGGGTGGCAAAGAAAGCGACGAACTGGTGCTCGATGACATTGCTGCGGAAGTGATAGAGCGTGTTGACGATGAGCTGCTGGTCATGGGCTCAGGCTCGACCGTTGCCGCTATCATGAATGAAATGGGTATTGAGAATACCTTGCTGGGTGTTGATCTTGTCCAAGATGAAACCTTGCTAAAAAATGACGTCACAGAGAAAGAGTTGTTTGAGGCTGTTTCTAATGTCAGCCCGAGTGCATCAGGCGCCGTAAAACTGGTGATTACGCTGATTGGCGGGCAAGGACACTTGTTTGGGCGTGGTAATCAGCAGCTAAGCCCGCGGGTGATTCGTGCTATTGGCAAAGACAATATTTGGGTGGTGGCTACTAAGACCAAGCTGCAGTCCTTAAATAACCAGCCTCTGCGAGTGGATACGGGCGACAGTGAGCTCGATAACGAGTTGTCGGGAACGATTCGGGTTATTACCGGCTACCACGATGAAGTGCTTATGCCCGTGGCAGCCGTCAGTTAA
- the smpB gene encoding SsrA-binding protein SmpB has protein sequence MSKKKLKQSSNTIALNKKARHEYFLEDKFEAGISLQGWEIKSIRAGKANISDSYVIIKDGEAYLLGAEIQPLNQASSHVYCEPDRSRKLLLKRRELDKLIGAAEREGYSIVATAMYWKGPWAKLEIHLAKGKKSHDKRDTVKERDWQRQKSRILKHSVR, from the coding sequence ATGAGCAAAAAGAAACTAAAACAATCGTCTAATACCATCGCGCTGAACAAAAAAGCCCGCCATGAATATTTCCTCGAAGACAAATTCGAGGCAGGCATTAGTCTGCAAGGCTGGGAAATTAAAAGTATACGCGCCGGTAAAGCGAACATAAGCGACAGCTACGTCATTATTAAAGACGGCGAAGCCTATTTACTGGGTGCGGAAATACAGCCGCTGAACCAGGCGTCTTCGCACGTGTACTGCGAACCCGACCGTAGCCGTAAGTTGCTGCTAAAACGCCGTGAGCTCGACAAACTGATTGGCGCCGCCGAGCGCGAAGGCTACTCCATTGTGGCAACCGCCATGTATTGGAAAGGTCCTTGGGCCAAGCTGGAAATACACCTGGCCAAAGGTAAGAAGTCTCACGACAAACGCGACACCGTGAAAGAGCGTGACTGGCAACGCCAGAAATCACGCATACTGAAGCATTCGGTGCGTTAA
- the aroC gene encoding chorismate synthase, with protein sequence MPGNSFGQLFKVTTFGESHGPSLGAVVDGCPPGLELSEADLQGALDRRRPGQSRYTTARREADEVRILSGVFEGKTTGTPIGLLIENTDQRSQDYSKIKDTFRPGHADYTYEHKYGIRDYRGGGRSSARETAMRVAAGAIAQKLLAQQGIKTQAALTQMGNIKAEQIDWQEVRNNELFCGDVNAIEPMQALIKQLLKEGDSIGARIRVQATGVPPGWGEPVFDRLDADLAKALMSINAVKAVSIGAGFDVVNQRGSEHRDEMTRQGFLSNHSGGVLGGISSGQPVIADIALKPTSSISISGQTIDKWGNDQPVVTKGRHDPCVGIRAVPIVEAMTSLVLVDHWLRQRAQNAQVKTETPDISR encoded by the coding sequence ATGCCGGGAAATTCGTTTGGACAACTGTTTAAAGTCACAACTTTTGGTGAAAGCCATGGTCCGTCTTTAGGTGCGGTGGTTGATGGCTGCCCTCCTGGACTAGAGTTGTCTGAAGCAGACTTGCAAGGGGCGCTGGACAGACGTCGCCCGGGTCAAAGTCGTTATACAACAGCGCGTCGCGAAGCCGATGAAGTACGTATTCTTTCAGGTGTTTTTGAAGGCAAAACCACAGGCACGCCTATTGGCTTGCTGATTGAAAATACAGATCAACGTAGTCAGGACTACTCGAAAATCAAAGATACGTTCCGTCCGGGGCATGCAGACTACACTTACGAACATAAGTACGGCATTCGGGACTACCGTGGTGGCGGCCGTTCGTCAGCGCGGGAAACGGCAATGCGAGTGGCGGCCGGTGCTATAGCACAAAAGCTGCTAGCGCAGCAGGGCATTAAAACTCAGGCTGCGTTAACGCAAATGGGTAACATTAAAGCGGAGCAAATAGACTGGCAGGAAGTTAGAAATAACGAACTGTTTTGTGGTGACGTTAATGCCATTGAGCCTATGCAAGCGCTTATTAAACAGTTACTCAAAGAGGGTGATTCGATAGGTGCACGTATTCGGGTTCAGGCAACAGGTGTGCCACCAGGCTGGGGAGAGCCGGTATTTGATCGCTTAGATGCTGACTTAGCGAAAGCGCTCATGAGCATTAATGCCGTGAAAGCTGTCAGTATTGGTGCCGGCTTTGATGTGGTGAATCAGCGGGGCTCTGAGCATCGAGATGAAATGACCCGTCAGGGGTTTTTGTCGAACCATAGCGGTGGTGTGCTGGGTGGTATCTCCAGTGGTCAGCCGGTTATTGCCGACATTGCTCTGAAGCCGACTTCAAGCATTTCCATAAGCGGACAAACCATCGACAAATGGGGCAATGATCAACCCGTTGTTACAAAAGGGCGTCATGACCCTTGCGTGGGTATTCGGGCGGTGCCGATTGTTGAAGCCATGACCTCATTGGTCTTGGTTGACCACTGGTTGCGGCAGCGGGCTCAGAACGCGCAGGTGAAAACAGAAACCCCCGATATTAGTCGTTAA
- the prmB gene encoding 50S ribosomal protein L3 N(5)-glutamine methyltransferase, which produces MHVRNREQAIEELHSIDDLIRWSVSQLNQSDVYYGHGTDNPIDETRALLSYALQLTTEQLAAMGHCRVLTSEKHEFIELLNQRIEHKMPAAYLTHQAYFAGLPFYVDERVLVPRSPIAELIENGFQPWLTEQPKRVLDLCTGGGCIAIACAYAFPDAEVDALDLSTEALEVAEFNIEQHGLLNQVTPIQSDLFAAVQNEKYDLIVTNPPYVDAEDMADLPEEYHHEPELGLAAGEDGLILVDKMLMEAADRLNDNGLFVCEVGNSMPALAQKYPRTPFTWLEFQNGGDGVFLLTKEQLEEHKQYQLNHSKQG; this is translated from the coding sequence TTGCACGTTCGAAACCGGGAACAAGCCATTGAAGAGCTTCATAGTATCGATGATTTGATACGCTGGAGTGTCAGCCAACTTAATCAGTCAGATGTGTATTACGGGCATGGCACGGACAACCCTATTGACGAAACTCGGGCGCTTCTGAGTTATGCGTTACAGCTGACCACAGAGCAGTTGGCTGCGATGGGGCACTGTCGTGTGCTGACGAGCGAAAAGCACGAGTTTATTGAGCTGTTGAACCAGCGCATTGAACACAAAATGCCGGCTGCGTATTTAACCCATCAAGCGTATTTTGCCGGTTTACCGTTTTACGTGGACGAGCGCGTTTTGGTACCACGCTCACCCATAGCGGAACTTATTGAGAACGGCTTTCAGCCTTGGTTAACTGAGCAACCTAAGCGCGTACTGGACTTGTGTACGGGCGGTGGTTGTATTGCTATTGCCTGCGCTTACGCGTTTCCGGACGCTGAAGTAGACGCGTTAGACTTGTCGACAGAAGCGTTGGAAGTGGCAGAGTTTAATATTGAGCAGCATGGGTTACTGAATCAGGTCACGCCTATTCAGTCAGACTTATTCGCGGCTGTGCAAAATGAAAAGTACGATCTCATTGTGACCAATCCTCCGTATGTGGATGCCGAAGACATGGCTGACTTGCCTGAGGAGTATCATCATGAGCCTGAGCTGGGTCTGGCTGCTGGCGAAGATGGCTTAATTCTGGTTGATAAAATGCTCATGGAAGCGGCTGACAGACTTAATGACAATGGACTTTTTGTCTGCGAAGTAGGCAACTCGATGCCGGCGCTGGCGCAAAAGTACCCGCGCACGCCATTTACCTGGTTAGAATTTCAAAATGGTGGCGACGGTGTCTTTTTGTTGACTAAAGAGCAGCTTGAAGAACATAAGCAGTATCAATTAAACCATTCAAAGCAGGGCTAA
- the smrB gene encoding endonuclease SmrB has protein sequence MVAKKGSSSSLSEDDIALFREAAQGTAPIEQDKRPPEPPKVSELKRRNTCRQSNSPQDIAAASREASQYFSDGFEAHFSEGAMQFTADGESTYLTKQLRRGDYTPELLLDLHGMTLATARQELAALLIACEKERIDCCCIMHGHGSGKLKQQVPHWLVQHPLVRAFHQAPREWGGDASLLVLLRVHDN, from the coding sequence ATGGTCGCAAAGAAAGGCTCTTCATCCTCGCTCTCAGAAGACGACATCGCGCTTTTTCGCGAGGCGGCTCAGGGCACAGCTCCCATTGAGCAAGACAAGCGACCACCCGAGCCACCCAAAGTCTCCGAATTAAAACGGCGCAATACATGCAGACAAAGCAACAGCCCTCAGGACATAGCCGCCGCTAGCCGGGAAGCCAGCCAGTATTTCTCGGACGGTTTTGAAGCGCATTTCAGTGAAGGTGCTATGCAATTTACTGCCGACGGTGAGTCGACTTACTTAACCAAACAACTACGCCGCGGCGACTACACGCCTGAATTACTACTGGACTTACATGGCATGACCTTAGCAACCGCCCGCCAAGAGCTCGCCGCGTTGCTTATTGCCTGTGAAAAAGAACGTATTGATTGTTGCTGCATTATGCATGGGCATGGCAGCGGTAAGTTAAAGCAACAGGTACCGCACTGGTTAGTCCAACACCCGTTGGTCAGAGCCTTTCATCAAGCACCTCGTGAATGGGGCGGCGACGCCTCGTTACTGGTATTACTTCGCGTTCACGACAACTAA
- a CDS encoding RnfH family protein: MANTLTIEVAYATPEKQLILTVHPQEGATVEECILQSGIKEHFPEIDLSTQKVGIWNKASKLDATPRDGDRIEIYRPLIADPKAVRKRRAEEAKQSGRADKVTGGRPDAKRKAQESKPE; this comes from the coding sequence ATGGCGAACACTCTGACGATAGAAGTGGCTTATGCCACACCCGAAAAGCAGCTTATTCTGACAGTGCATCCGCAAGAGGGCGCAACGGTAGAAGAGTGTATTTTACAGTCGGGTATTAAAGAGCACTTTCCGGAGATTGATCTTAGCACTCAGAAAGTCGGTATCTGGAATAAGGCGTCAAAATTAGATGCCACGCCGCGAGACGGCGATCGCATTGAAATTTATCGCCCGCTCATTGCTGACCCGAAAGCGGTACGCAAGCGCCGCGCCGAGGAAGCAAAGCAGTCTGGACGAGCTGACAAAGTAACCGGTGGCAGACCGGATGCTAAGCGCAAAGCGCAGGAGTCGAAACCCGAATGA
- a CDS encoding elongation factor P hydroxylase, with product MPNESTHHYSYLIDIFSDCFRNSYNTVLVAGDDEPYYQPGSGDEPNKVVFAHGFFASALHETAHWCIAGEQRRQQFDYGYWYEPDGRNEQQQREFERVERKPQALEWLFSLCAGFKFDVSVDNLSGVEVDRYAFRKDVAQQLKHYLETDSLPPRAKTFAKALCKAFNCEWPSCQMIKD from the coding sequence ATGCCAAACGAGTCGACACATCATTATTCCTATTTAATTGATATATTTAGCGATTGTTTTCGTAATAGTTACAACACGGTCTTGGTGGCTGGTGATGATGAGCCATATTACCAACCAGGATCAGGCGATGAGCCGAATAAAGTGGTGTTTGCGCACGGCTTTTTTGCCTCAGCGTTACATGAAACCGCACATTGGTGTATTGCGGGTGAGCAGCGTCGGCAGCAGTTCGATTACGGCTATTGGTATGAGCCTGATGGACGTAACGAGCAGCAACAGCGTGAGTTTGAGCGAGTAGAGCGAAAACCACAGGCGCTGGAGTGGCTGTTTTCGCTGTGTGCCGGTTTTAAGTTTGACGTCAGTGTTGATAACTTGAGCGGTGTTGAGGTAGACAGATACGCCTTTCGAAAAGATGTTGCTCAGCAGTTGAAGCATTATCTGGAAACCGATTCGCTGCCACCAAGAGCGAAGACATTTGCAAAAGCGTTGTGTAAGGCGTTTAATTGTGAGTGGCCAAGCTGCCAAATGATTAAGGATTAA
- a CDS encoding type II toxin-antitoxin system HipA family toxin, with amino-acid sequence MASMRVEKVEGLQITLNDQEVGVLTHYTGGKNILSFSPDFAVLDKHDRPIVSFTQLIRENYFELPQVSTQRLSPVLSNLLPEGALREFISRELKVHSENEFPLMVHLGANLPGALKATPIAAGELPAWALAHREQVEAVQVNIDKTISKQSLAGIQMKFSSVRAADKRFNINEEDNTDSWIIKVPSNVYKQVPANEYTAMRLAESVGIDIPEIQLVKLTQLHNLPDIRLPDEEYAYAIRRFDRSQGKRIHTEDFAQVFELYSHEKYEKKNYEQIVNAIYLHSPQGLKNAQKMAKRLLVNVLLANGDAHLKNWSLIYPDGITPQLSPAYDIVSTLPYVKGESGAALNMAKVKNWYETNMETFKKWAERADVPWQPIAVHLNETIEQARELWPTMLNELPMLESSQQVLKEHWRKLHSDFRIG; translated from the coding sequence ATGGCGAGCATGAGAGTAGAAAAAGTCGAAGGGCTTCAAATAACACTGAATGATCAAGAAGTCGGTGTGTTGACGCATTACACAGGAGGGAAAAACATTCTTAGTTTTTCTCCTGACTTTGCCGTGCTCGATAAACATGACCGTCCAATAGTTAGTTTCACTCAACTAATACGTGAGAACTATTTTGAGCTCCCTCAGGTGAGCACTCAACGCTTGTCACCAGTATTGTCAAACTTGCTCCCCGAGGGCGCCTTACGAGAATTCATTAGTCGCGAGCTGAAAGTCCACTCGGAAAATGAGTTTCCGCTTATGGTTCACTTAGGTGCGAATCTTCCGGGCGCACTTAAAGCGACTCCTATCGCAGCGGGAGAGTTACCGGCTTGGGCACTTGCTCATAGAGAGCAAGTAGAAGCTGTACAAGTTAATATCGACAAAACCATAAGCAAGCAGTCACTCGCAGGCATTCAAATGAAATTTTCGTCGGTAAGAGCAGCTGACAAGCGTTTTAATATCAATGAGGAAGACAATACCGACAGCTGGATTATTAAAGTACCGTCTAATGTTTACAAGCAAGTGCCGGCGAACGAATACACCGCTATGCGGTTAGCAGAGTCAGTGGGTATCGACATACCGGAAATACAGTTAGTGAAACTGACTCAGTTGCACAACCTACCCGACATTCGGCTGCCTGATGAGGAGTATGCCTATGCGATACGACGGTTCGATCGCAGTCAGGGCAAACGCATACATACTGAGGACTTCGCTCAGGTGTTTGAGCTGTATTCTCATGAGAAATATGAGAAGAAGAACTACGAGCAAATCGTTAACGCTATTTACCTGCACAGCCCGCAAGGTTTAAAGAATGCTCAGAAAATGGCGAAGCGTTTGTTGGTGAATGTTTTACTCGCAAATGGTGATGCGCATCTTAAAAATTGGTCGTTGATATACCCCGACGGCATAACACCTCAGTTATCACCGGCGTACGATATTGTGTCTACCTTGCCTTATGTAAAAGGTGAAAGCGGGGCGGCGCTTAATATGGCGAAAGTTAAAAATTGGTATGAAACCAATATGGAAACCTTTAAAAAGTGGGCGGAGCGTGCAGATGTGCCATGGCAACCTATAGCGGTTCACTTAAATGAAACTATAGAGCAAGCAAGAGAGTTGTGGCCAACAATGCTCAATGAGTTACCTATGCTGGAGTCCAGTCAACAGGTGCTCAAAGAGCATTGGCGTAAGTTGCATTCAGATTTTCGAATTGGTTGA